The Tamandua tetradactyla isolate mTamTet1 chromosome 23, mTamTet1.pri, whole genome shotgun sequence genomic interval GATTTTAGAGTCGGGGATCGGGATGCCCGGGAGCTGTTCCAGGGGGTGTTGCCCGGTGAATCGGGTGTGCACAGAACCTGGGGTACGCAGAGATACTGATGATAAGCATTTGGGGCAGGGAAGTAGATGGTGCTGGGGTCTGGAGCTCTTGTGAAGAGTAGCACGCGGATCCGGATGCCGAGGAATAACGGTGACCCGGCGGGAGAGGAAAGTAGGTTAGCGCTTGGGGACTGAAGATATCTTGAGGGTGGTGCCGGGGACCAGGTGATAATCGTTGCCCAGGAACAAAGTGGCCGAGGCTCCCCACCCATACTTGAGGGCCTGGGGTGAGCGAGATGACGGAGTGCAGAGGAGCGGAATGGGCGGCCCGGAAACAGCAGATTAGGGCATTCGGAGCAAAGAGACTTGGACCCGGAATTCTGGTAACTGCAAAGGTCGGTGAGCCCGTAATACCACACTTGCCATCTTGGGAGGATGGAATGAGAGGCTGTGACATGGAATCCTGTCGATGTGGCCCTAGGTCAGCAACCCTTGGACACCAGGTGGGGGGAAGGGAGACAGTCTAGGCGTCTTTTGGAAAACAACCTTACAGCATAGCGTCTAAGGCATCAGACTGACACCCCTAACCTGGCGCCGCACCCCTCCCAGGTGGGGCCGGGGCTTCGGGCTGGTGGAGCACGTTCTGGGTCCGGATAGCGTCCTCAATCAGTCCAACAGCCTATTCGGTTGCCTCTTCTACATACTACAGCTGTTGCTAGGTGAGTGACCATCCAGGCTCTTCCCTTTCCTTGCAGACCCTGCCCCTTCTAAAGCCGGCCTCTCCCTGCTTAGCCAGCCCAACCCGATCACATGCATAGACCAGGGTGCTGCTCGCAGCTCCTCATCCTTGGGCATccggggagggaggggaaggaaccAACTGGGGTATTTCAGTTGGTTTGGGGACCATCAGAGCCAAAAGGACCACATAGGACCCCAGTTCTGTGGGAAAAACTCAGAAATTCCTTTGATGGGTAGGGGTCAAGTGATGGTCTGTTCTTCCTCTGATGGGGAGTTCAGCCGGGTCCCCAGGGTCATTGAACAGGGAGGGGAACCGAGGCCTGGAGGGGCCTGTCAGAGCCTCTTGTTTTAGCAGCCCCTACAGTTAGGGTGAAGAACATGCCTCACTCTTCTCTGCTTTGCAGGCTGCCTAAGGGGACGCTGGGCCTCTGTCCTGCTGGTGCTGAGTTCTCTGGTGTCTCTCACTGGCTCTGTTTACCTGGCCTGGATCCTGTTCTTCGTGCTGTATGATTTCTGCATCGTTTGCATCACGACCTATGCCATCAATGTGGGCCTGGCAGTACTCAGTTTCCAGGGGCTCCAGGGACCCCAGGGCAAGGCCAAGAGGCACTGAGCCCCCACCCCAAGCCAGATCTTTCTGCTCTGCTTTGGCCCTTGCAGCCTGCCCAAGAGGGCCATGTCCGGGTCCCTAAAAGGCCCTGAGACCCAATACCCACTATACCCCACCTCCAGGACAGTGAACCAAATGTGCCATTCTTTCCTCCACCCTAGTGCCTGCCTCTGGCCCTATCCCCAAGGACTGGTTTCCAAAGTTCCCACTGTTACCCATAGAGGGAGGTCTGAgcaataagatttttaaaataaactgaacaCATCTTAGCTGTGTGGGTGCCATCTGTCTGTCAAGAACCCTAGTGTTGGGGCACCCCCCAGTCATGCTTCCTCTGGAGCTTGGAAGGATATGCGTCAGAGGGTGAATGAAGGACCTTCCTGGGGAGTGTGTTTAGTCCCATCTCCAGCGTGTGGAGTCAGCAAGGCTTGGGTGctgtctgcccccacccccaggaaacAGGCTGGCAGCTTACCCTTGCTGCCCACAAGAGTCAGGCCTCCTCTCCTGGCAGAGCCAAGCATGCACCTGTGGGGGCAAGCTGTCCTTCTGGTTTTGTGCCTGCTTGCTGGGAAGTTCTTCCTATATAACCTAACCTCAAGCCCCTCTAGCTGCTTTACCTACAACCCCAGGCCAGTCTTGGCAGGCCTGGTAGCCCTGGAGGGCCAGGGCCAGGTTGTAGTGTTTTCTGTTTAGTTTTCCGTCATATTGATTGAGCCCTTCCATGTGACAGGCAATATGAACTTGACAcgtattaatttatttcatttttatagcaATTTATGAGGTAGTGAGGTAGATTCTTTTATTATCTCTACCTtgcatgaggaaactgaggtacagaaagggtaagtaacttgctcaagatcacataGCTAGAGCTGGGGAAAGGGATTAGGGAGTCCCCAGGTTATGAATCGATCCAGCCCATCTGACTCCAGCATCTGTTGCTCTTAACCGTTCCCCTGGCTGCCTCTGTGGGGGGGGTCAGGATTCCTGAACAGTCTGGGCTGACCTGAGTTAGGaatccaaaaggggaaaagaatgcaCCCTGAGTAGTCTTTCCTCCTAGTTGAGATTCTTCGAACACCTGTAAGAAAGGTGGGTATCACTGGAACCCTGCTTCTCACAGAGAGGCAGGCTTGGAGAGGTGCTGGGATTTGCCAAGCCTCAGAGCCAGCAAGTAGCAGAGAGCCCCAGGGCCTTGACACCTACCGTGCACACACTACCTCGACAGAAGAGATGGGCATGATGTAAGAAGCCCACAGGACCTGGGCCTAGAAGAGAGTTGGGGAGGCTGAAAGGAAGAGTGAGACCTGGGAGGGTCTGCCTGCTGTCCCCTTCACAAGCGTTCCAGGGTGAGGTGACTCAAGTTGGGCCAGGCTTTTGTCCAGgcattttgacattttaacaacTTAGTTTTCTAGACAAGGCACAAACATGCTACCTGTCCAAGGTTGCTCAAGTagtaaggggggggggggggactagGATTTGAATCCCAACAGCATGGCTCCATGGCTGAGGCCCAAGAGAGGGATGATGCCTGGCCCAGGGTCACCCAGCCACAGCCCCAGGGCTGCTGGCTCCCCTCCAGCTCCTGAAAGCAGACACCTGACTCCCAGCCAgctgggggcggggcaggggcggaGCAGGAGACCCAGGTGGCCTGCTGGAGAACACAGGCAGCAGAGTATCCTGCAGCAGCATGGAGCCAACCCCGGGGTTGGGGCTGCTCATCCTGGGAGCAGTGGTCCTCGGAGAGGGTGAGCCACCTCAGTGCacatggcgggggggggggccttCCGGGGCTGCCTTCTGCCCCAGCAGCCCCTGCAGCCTGGGTGTGTGAGGCGTCTGCCTGTGACCATCTGCCTGTGGTGATGTGACTCTCTGGCTCTGTGTGGGGAGATGTGTGGCCACCTGTGTCACAGTGTGATTTTCTTGGCTGTGGGAACTGTAATTACATGTGCATGGCTCTGCCTGTGTGTATGTATCTGGTGCATTTGTGCCCTGTCTGCCTCTCTGCTTCCAGGCAGGTCTGGGTCCCTCTGGTCTGTCTCTTTACGTCATTCAGATCTCCTGGCTTAGATGTTCAATGGATTTATCTGCCTGTGATGAAGTGATGGGG includes:
- the VKORC1 gene encoding vitamin K epoxide reductase complex subunit 1 isoform X1, whose amino-acid sequence is MGATWRNPGSARLALCLAGLALSLYALHVKAARARDQNYRALCDVGTAISCSRVFSSRWGRGFGLVEHVLGPDSVLNQSNSLFGCLFYILQLLLGCLRGRWASVLLVLSSLVSLTGSVYLAWILFFVLYDFCIVCITTYAINVGLAVLSFQGLQGPQGKAKRH